A window of the Cygnus atratus isolate AKBS03 ecotype Queensland, Australia chromosome 4, CAtr_DNAZoo_HiC_assembly, whole genome shotgun sequence genome harbors these coding sequences:
- the PYURF gene encoding protein preY, mitochondrial, with protein sequence MLRGGRGAVAALRRAAGSRGAGGQGQGQALEPTLLRFLVCPLSKRPLRYDESTNELVNEELGIAYPVIDGIPNMIPEAARTTRKKPPADSLKETSGPAGPQQ encoded by the exons ATGTTACGAGGCGGGCGCGGGGCCGTGGCGGCGCtgaggcgggcggcggggagccgcggggcgggcggccAGGGCCAGGGGCAGGCGCTGGAGCCGACCCTGCTGCGCTTCTTGGTGTGCCCGCTCTCCAAGCGGCCGCTGAG GTATGACGAGTCTACTAACGAGCTCGTTAATGAGGAGCTGGGCATCGCGTATCCCGTCATCGATGGCATCCCGAACATGATCCCGGAGGCTGCCAGGACAACCCGGAAGAAGCCCCCGGCTGACAGCTTGAAGGAGACCTCAGGGCCCGCTGGGCCCCAGCAGTAA
- the PIGY gene encoding phosphatidylinositol N-acetylglucosaminyltransferase subunit Y, which produces MAGGGVLPSLPTLTVLVPLLSLAGLFYAAAVDETFPQGCTSTNSLCFYSLLLPITIPVYVFFHLWTWMGIKLFRHN; this is translated from the coding sequence ATGGCTGGAGGAGGCGTactgccctccctgcccacaCTGACCGTCCTCGTTCCGCTCCTGTCCCTAGCAGGCTTGTTCTATGCAGCCGCTGTGGATGAGACCTTCCCGcagggctgcaccagcacaaaCAGCTTGTGTTTCTATAGTCTCCTCCTTCCTATTACAATACCAGTTTATGTGTTCTTCCACCTGTGGACCTGGATGGGGATTAAGCTCTTTAGGCACAACTAG